In Mytilus trossulus isolate FHL-02 chromosome 6, PNRI_Mtr1.1.1.hap1, whole genome shotgun sequence, a single window of DNA contains:
- the LOC134721135 gene encoding uncharacterized protein LOC134721135, with protein sequence MKGGDSDETYSTTPLNIKKRRRRKSSRPSPSSQVEDKRQRTNSEISSESDTVSESEQSDCNSRGKVEMSNPSDLLPKVSLTEIDIVRIAETVKQLLKDDIDKTVERVVNEKQKHLIDKINDIEEKQCKMESTLKIKTNQLNELHVKNTKLQEKVDDLEQHSRKGLLRLSGVPFSRGENTTEKVIDIVKRIGVNIKVDDISVSHRTGKFKENKTRQIIARFPKHDLKVEI encoded by the coding sequence ATGAAGGGAGGCGACTCCGACGAAACATACTCTACAACCccattaaacattaaaaaacgtCGACGCCGAAAATCTTCAAGGCCATCACCGTCGTCGCAAGTTGAGGACAAGAGACAACGTACAAATAGTGAAATAAGTTCCGAGTCGGACACAGTCAGCGAGTCAGAACAATCAGATTGTAATTCTAGAGGAAAAGTCGAAATGAGTAATCCATCAGACTTGCTTCCTAAAGTATCTTTGACTGAAATTGATATAGTTAGGATAGCCGAAACTGTTAAACAGCTACTGAAAGACGATATTGACAAGACCGTCGAGAGGGTtgtaaacgaaaaacaaaaacacctaATTGACAAGATAAACGACATAGAAGAAAAACAATGCAAAATGGAATCAAcccttaaaataaaaacaaaccaactAAATGAGCTGCATGTAAAAAACACTAAACTACAAGAAAAAGTTGACGATCTCGAACAGCACAGTAGAAAAGGTCTACTCCGTCTAAGTGGTGTGCCTTTTTCAAGAGGTGAAAATACTACTGAAAAGGTGATTGACATAGTAAAAAGGATAGGAGTGAACATTAAAGTTGATGACATTAGCGTAAGCCATCGTACAGGAAAATTCAAGGAAAATAAAACTCGCCAAATCATTGCAAGGTTCCCAAAGCATGATTTAAAAGTCGAAATTTAA
- the LOC134721133 gene encoding carbonic anhydrase 2-like isoform X2, with protein MEFAVCHENTGPDTWYNNYPIFSSGKRQSPIDIGTEYVEYDSSLSPIKINYKPEKHLHIVNTGLSVRADIKETSEISGGPLDGKFRLEQFHFHWGSNSNKGSEHTLNGYTYASELHLVHWNKSRYNSFGEAADKSDGLAVLGFFIKEGKEHKELRKLTDGIQRIFDKDALTKIPDKFDPKHILPSDLSNYWTYDGSLTTPPFYESVQWIVFADMIEMSAEQLNQLRCMRSCSCDGRYIIDNYRCPTPLGERRLRSSFRMLSTYL; from the exons ATGGAGTTTGCGGTGTGCCATGAAAATACAG gtCCTGATACATGGTATAACAACTACCCTATATTCTCGAGCGGAAAGAGACAATCACCTATAGATATAGGAACAGAATATGTTGAATACGACTCGTCATTGTCACCAATCAAGATCAATTACAAACCAGAAAAGCATTTACATATAGTCAATACAGGTTTATCTGTCAGGGCAGACATCAAAGAAACTTCAG aaatcAGTGGAGGACCACTCGATGGAAAATTTCGACTCGAACAATTCCATTTCCACTGGGGATCAAATAGTAATAAAGGTTCAGAACACACACTTAATGGTTACACCTATGCTTCTGAG ctTCATCTAGTGCATTGGAATAAAAGTAGATATAATAGCTTTGGTGAAGCAGCAGACAAGTCTGATGGTTTGGCGGTATTGGGATTCTTCATTAAG GAAGGAAAAGAACACAAAGAATTAAGAAAACTGACAGATGGAATTCAGAGGATCTTTGATAAGGATGCTCTAACAAAAATCCCGGATAAGTTTGACCCAAAGCACATACTACCAT CTGATTTGAGTAATTACTGGACATATGATGGGTCGTTGACAACACCTCCATTCTATGAAAGCGTACAGTGGATTGTGTTTGCTGACATGATAGAAATGTCTGCCGAACAG CTTAATCAGCTTCGATGTATGAGGAGTTGTTCGTGTGATGGAAGATATATCATAGACAATTATCGCTGCCCAACTCCTCTTGGAGAGAGGAGGCTAAGGTCATCATTCAGAATGCTGTctacatatttataa
- the LOC134721133 gene encoding carbonic anhydrase 2-like isoform X1 — protein sequence MSCGTACIEETGPDTWYNNYPIFSSGKRQSPIDIGTEYVEYDSSLSPIKINYKPEKHLHIVNTGLSVRADIKETSEISGGPLDGKFRLEQFHFHWGSNSNKGSEHTLNGYTYASELHLVHWNKSRYNSFGEAADKSDGLAVLGFFIKEGKEHKELRKLTDGIQRIFDKDALTKIPDKFDPKHILPSDLSNYWTYDGSLTTPPFYESVQWIVFADMIEMSAEQLNQLRCMRSCSCDGRYIIDNYRCPTPLGERRLRSSFRMLSTYL from the exons atgagtTGTGGTACAGCATGTATAGAAGAGACTG gtCCTGATACATGGTATAACAACTACCCTATATTCTCGAGCGGAAAGAGACAATCACCTATAGATATAGGAACAGAATATGTTGAATACGACTCGTCATTGTCACCAATCAAGATCAATTACAAACCAGAAAAGCATTTACATATAGTCAATACAGGTTTATCTGTCAGGGCAGACATCAAAGAAACTTCAG aaatcAGTGGAGGACCACTCGATGGAAAATTTCGACTCGAACAATTCCATTTCCACTGGGGATCAAATAGTAATAAAGGTTCAGAACACACACTTAATGGTTACACCTATGCTTCTGAG ctTCATCTAGTGCATTGGAATAAAAGTAGATATAATAGCTTTGGTGAAGCAGCAGACAAGTCTGATGGTTTGGCGGTATTGGGATTCTTCATTAAG GAAGGAAAAGAACACAAAGAATTAAGAAAACTGACAGATGGAATTCAGAGGATCTTTGATAAGGATGCTCTAACAAAAATCCCGGATAAGTTTGACCCAAAGCACATACTACCAT CTGATTTGAGTAATTACTGGACATATGATGGGTCGTTGACAACACCTCCATTCTATGAAAGCGTACAGTGGATTGTGTTTGCTGACATGATAGAAATGTCTGCCGAACAG CTTAATCAGCTTCGATGTATGAGGAGTTGTTCGTGTGATGGAAGATATATCATAGACAATTATCGCTGCCCAACTCCTCTTGGAGAGAGGAGGCTAAGGTCATCATTCAGAATGCTGTctacatatttataa